Part of the Palaeococcus ferrophilus DSM 13482 genome, TTGGCCCAACTTCTATCAGCTCACCGAGGTAGAGGAAGGCAACGTAATCAGCTACCCTGGCAGCTTGAGCGGGCGAATGGGTGACTAGAACTATCGTGTAGTCCTCCTTGAGCTCAAGGAGGAGCTCCTCTATCTTGGCCGTTCCGACAGGGTCTATGTTGGCGGTTGGCTCGTCCATCAGAAGGACTTCTGGCTTCATAGCCAAAGCCCTCGCTATAACGAGCCTCTGCCTCTGTCCTCCGGAGAGGTTCCCTGGATAGTCGTTCAGCCTGTCCTTCACTTCATCCCAGAGCGCGGCCTTCTTCAAGGCCCACTCAACCCTTTCGTCGAGCTCTTCCTTAGACTTAACCAGTCCGTTCAGCTTGAGGCCTATCGCCACGTTGTCGTATATGGTCAGATGAGGGAAGGGGTTCGGGTACTGGAACACCATCCCAACCCTCTTCCTGACCTCTATCGGGTCAACGTCCTCCGAATAGATGTTCTCTCCGAAGAGCATTACCTCACCTTCAACCCTCGCATCTTCGTTCAGCTCTATCAGCCTGTTGAAAGTCCTCAGCATCGTGCTCTTTCCACAGCCGCTCGGCCCCATGAGCGCAAAGACGCCCTTGTTCGGGATTTTGATGTCAACGCCCTTTATCACGTGGTTCTGGCCGTAGTAAACGTTAAGGTTAACCGTCTCTATCGCGAAGTTCACAGTCTCACCTCCTTCAGGCTAAGGCGTATCGGGATGAATATCCCGAGGAAAATCGTGAGGAGAACCAGCGAGGCGCCCCAGGCGGTTGCATGATCCGCTGGATTCGGGCTCTGGACGAGCTGGTAGATGAGGAGCGGAACGGCACCGACGGGCTTGGTTATGGAGGATGGATAGCTCTCGTAAAGTCCTCCAGCGGTGAAGAGGAGCGGCGCTGTTTCTCCAGCGACTTTGGCCATTCCTATGAGGACGCCGGTCAAAATGCCGCGCTTCGCCATCGGTGCGAGTATTCTGAAGACAACCTTCGCTCTCGTAAGGCCAAGGGAAAAGCTTGCCTCCCTGTACGTTGACGGTATCTCCCTGAGGGCCTC contains:
- a CDS encoding phosphate ABC transporter ATP-binding protein, which gives rise to MNFAIETVNLNVYYGQNHVIKGVDIKIPNKGVFALMGPSGCGKSTMLRTFNRLIELNEDARVEGEVMLFGENIYSEDVDPIEVRKRVGMVFQYPNPFPHLTIYDNVAIGLKLNGLVKSKEELDERVEWALKKAALWDEVKDRLNDYPGNLSGGQRQRLVIARALAMKPEVLLMDEPTANIDPVGTAKIEELLLELKEDYTIVLVTHSPAQAARVADYVAFLYLGELIEVGPTRKVFENPEHELTEKYVTGALG